A region from the Proteiniborus ethanoligenes genome encodes:
- a CDS encoding type I restriction-modification system subunit M — MDNKTTQSQINQTLWEASDTFRGKIDSSIYKDYVLVMLFIKYLSDTYKEHLRKYIEKYEGNEERIKRAMSRERFILDEKSTFDYLYSKRNDPEVGEEINKALERLETENAGKLRGVFRNIDFNSEAVLGHTKDRNAMLRILLEDFAKLDLSPSKVGENDIIGDAYQFMIERFASDAGKKGGEFFTPSMVSELLARIVKPGENDRIYDPTCGSGSLLIKVVNQVPSRKVAVYGQERNGQTHSLCMMNMFLHGIDDAKIAWGDTLANPLHLEDGRLMKFQVVVANPPFSLDKWAMGFAGDNDNKFKMEANLDPYGRFDWGVPPASRGDFAFVQHMLYSLAEEGRMAVILPHGVLFRGASEERIRKQIIEMNLLDAVIGLPESLFYGTGIPACIMVFKKNRARKDILFIDASGEGNYEKDKNQNKLREQDIEKIVKTYENYETIDKYSYVASKEEVKENDYNLNIPRYVDTFEEEEPVNMEEVAKNITDIKSELTKVEEQMKRYLKELGL, encoded by the coding sequence ATGGATAATAAAACCACACAGTCACAAATTAATCAAACATTATGGGAAGCTTCAGATACATTTAGGGGGAAAATAGATTCAAGTATATATAAGGATTATGTACTTGTAATGCTTTTTATTAAATATTTAAGCGATACCTATAAGGAACATCTAAGAAAATATATTGAAAAGTATGAAGGAAATGAAGAAAGAATTAAAAGAGCAATGTCAAGAGAAAGATTTATATTAGATGAAAAATCTACCTTTGACTATCTATACAGCAAAAGAAATGACCCTGAGGTTGGAGAAGAAATCAACAAGGCATTAGAAAGATTAGAAACTGAAAACGCAGGTAAATTAAGAGGTGTATTTAGAAATATAGACTTTAATAGCGAGGCAGTATTAGGTCACACTAAAGACAGAAATGCTATGCTTAGAATATTATTAGAAGACTTTGCGAAACTTGATTTAAGTCCTTCAAAAGTAGGAGAAAATGATATTATTGGAGATGCTTATCAATTCATGATTGAAAGATTTGCATCAGATGCAGGGAAAAAGGGTGGAGAATTTTTCACGCCTTCTATGGTTTCGGAACTCCTTGCAAGAATTGTCAAGCCAGGGGAAAATGATAGAATATATGACCCTACCTGTGGATCCGGGTCCTTACTAATAAAAGTAGTAAATCAAGTACCTAGTAGAAAAGTAGCAGTATATGGACAGGAGAGAAATGGACAAACTCATTCACTCTGTATGATGAATATGTTTTTGCATGGTATTGATGATGCTAAAATTGCTTGGGGAGACACTTTAGCAAATCCTCTACACTTAGAAGATGGAAGACTGATGAAGTTCCAAGTAGTCGTAGCCAATCCACCTTTTTCCCTAGATAAATGGGCCATGGGTTTTGCAGGAGACAATGATAATAAATTTAAAATGGAGGCAAATCTGGATCCTTATGGTAGATTCGATTGGGGAGTACCGCCTGCATCGAGAGGAGATTTTGCATTTGTTCAGCACATGCTTTATTCTTTAGCTGAGGAAGGAAGAATGGCTGTTATACTTCCACATGGAGTATTATTCAGAGGAGCCAGTGAAGAAAGAATCAGGAAGCAAATAATAGAGATGAATCTACTAGATGCAGTAATAGGCTTACCAGAATCATTATTTTATGGCACTGGAATTCCAGCTTGCATAATGGTGTTTAAGAAAAATAGAGCTAGAAAAGATATTCTATTTATAGATGCTTCGGGGGAAGGCAACTATGAAAAGGATAAAAATCAAAACAAATTGAGAGAACAGGATATAGAGAAAATAGTAAAAACATATGAAAACTATGAAACTATAGATAAATATTCCTATGTAGCTAGCAAAGAAGAAGTAAAAGAAAACGATTATAATCTTAATATTCCAAGATATGTAGATACTTTTGAAGAGGAAGAGCCAGTGAATATGGAAGAAGTAGCTAAAAATATTACGGACATAAAATCAGAGCTTACAAAAGTGGAAGAGCAGATGAAAAGGTATTTAAAAGAACTGGGGCTTTAG
- a CDS encoding restriction endonuclease subunit S — MKLGEITDIKIGLVLSRKKASIKYEVESRYKLITLKNIEENGAFNEEQFETFESNDELDNGYFTEEGDILIRLSHPHTSVYIDKSKSGLLVPSYFAIIKLTTQKFIPEYITWYLNTDKVKKELMKSQTGTAISTTNKSILASLDIDEVPIEKQKKIWEIRELHLREIQLLYKLIEEKEKYYKTITDKLLKMD; from the coding sequence ATGAAACTAGGTGAAATTACAGATATAAAAATAGGATTAGTACTATCTAGAAAAAAAGCATCCATAAAATATGAAGTCGAAAGCAGATACAAACTAATAACCTTAAAAAATATTGAAGAGAATGGAGCTTTTAATGAAGAACAATTTGAAACCTTTGAAAGTAATGATGAATTAGATAATGGTTATTTTACCGAAGAAGGTGATATCCTTATACGATTAAGTCATCCCCATACTAGTGTTTACATAGATAAAAGCAAATCAGGTCTTTTAGTACCATCATATTTTGCCATTATAAAACTCACAACACAGAAATTTATTCCAGAGTATATCACATGGTATCTTAACACCGATAAAGTAAAAAAAGAACTTATGAAATCACAGACTGGAACGGCTATATCTACTACCAATAAAAGCATTCTTGCATCATTAGATATAGATGAAGTTCCAATAGAAAAACAAAAGAAGATATGGGAAATTAGAGAGCTACACCTAAGAGAAATACAGCTATTATATAAACTGATAGAAGAAAAGGAAAAGTACTATAAGACAATAACAGACAAATTACTAAAAATGGATTAA
- a CDS encoding YbaN family protein, with translation MNIYKLLFITLGIISMGVGMIGVVLPILPTTPFLILASVFFVKGSDSFDIWFRGTKIYKNYAEDFINDRSMTLKRKITLMMISDFMLMFPLVMIDNIYARLFIITVVIFKYYYFIFRIKTKKE, from the coding sequence TTGAACATATATAAATTATTATTCATTACATTAGGAATTATATCCATGGGAGTTGGAATGATAGGGGTTGTACTGCCTATACTTCCAACTACTCCATTTTTAATATTAGCCTCCGTATTTTTTGTAAAGGGCTCGGATAGCTTTGATATATGGTTTAGAGGCACTAAGATATATAAGAATTATGCAGAGGATTTTATCAATGATAGATCAATGACATTGAAGAGAAAGATAACATTAATGATGATCTCAGATTTTATGTTAATGTTTCCCTTGGTGATGATTGACAATATCTATGCTAGATTATTTATAATAACTGTAGTAATTTTCAAGTATTACTATTTTATTTTTAGAATAAAAACTAAAAAAGAATAA